From Perca flavescens isolate YP-PL-M2 chromosome 19, PFLA_1.0, whole genome shotgun sequence:
CTTTCTTCCGTCCCTTCTCAGATCAGGTCATGTTGTTCTCAACATAACGGTTCTCTTGGCTTCCCCATTGCATTCTTCTCATTCCCAGCGATTCCTCAAACCTTGTGTCACTCTTTATTTCCTCTCCCAGTCCCTATTCAGTgcggtgtgtgtgggtgtcgtGGTGGTTGTTCTCTCCCTCGGTCTCTTGGTGACTGAAGAGGTAGCTCCACCAGCTTTTGGAGTGGTGCATCTGTTTGGTCGTCCCAGCACTCCTCACCCTCCTCATTTCCTGCACAAAATACAGACAAAGTGTTAAGTAAAAAATCAGTTACACCAGGAAAACCTCTTTGAAACCATTATTCCGTCCTCTAACCCTCATTCTCACCCCTTTGTCTAGCAGGCTGTCGAACTCATCGCTCATCCTTCGGAGCTGCCGGCCGTATTTCTTGGCTGCCCACAAAGCAGGGGGAGCGGACTTGGACCGTCCCCTGAATGGAGCTCCGTCAGTGGGTGTACCAGCCTCGTCTTCCCCTTTAGCCTGGAGCTCCTCGTCTCTGGAGACAGTGGAAGCGTGGGACTCAGAGTTCAGCCTGATTCGACCGGTCGCTAAGGGAGACAAAGGTGAGAGGGGATTGTAATGCCTCACGGGTGCAGGGTTAGATCAACGTACAGGGTAAGGGAGCAATAAGGAATGAGGATTATTAATCACTAGTTATCACTGGAACGtgtttaaaaggtcccatgacatggtgctctttggatgcttttatatagaccttagttgtcccctaatactgtatctgaagtcttttatataggccttagttgtcccctaatcctgtatctgaagtctcttttatataggccttagtggtcccctaatactgtatctgaagtttcttttatatagaccttagtggtcccctaatactgtatctgaagtctcttttatatagaccttagtggtcccctaataatgtatctgaagtcttttatatagaccttagtggtccccttatactgtatctgaagtctctttcccgaaattcagccttggtgcagaactacagccactagagccagtcccacaatgagctttccttaggccggttacacactggatgcgtcgcgcgtgcgtgtcagctgcgtggcgtgtcagtTTATATTTCGTCTCCcgtgttaacaggttagagttTATACACTGCTGGCGTGACACGTGCGTCTCAgaaaacgcgtgcctgctagaaatggaaccgacgcctatttttcacgcgacacgcaagcctGTTGAAAGCGTTTCCagaatagaataggaaaagatgtttatatgtcgtttggacacaaatacatattaataaatgacatgttttttGAAAGtgtctaggttttgatataaatgtaatttaaaaaaaacaaaatcgatttttctaatattgcacctgtcaatacagaactaaatattctgtagcctatttttcccttaatactgccgacgttgtctttgctgtaatcaaatcagtatatatttcatgtttaacatggtatttcatttgatcaatgggaaacatccatgtgccCAGACAacgctagcagcagcagcgccgcgtcagacacatTTTTGGTGTGTAaggacagaaaaatccacgcaacagaaacgccacactcacgccacgcagc
This genomic window contains:
- the badb gene encoding BCL2 associated agonist of cell death b, which translates into the protein MAAHFTISDSESETSEEVEEGKNKQPPTVQEQPLSQRHFLTLPELRIAATGRIRLNSESHASTVSRDEELQAKGEDEAGTPTDGAPFRGRSKSAPPALWAAKKYGRQLRRMSDEFDSLLDKGEMRRVRSAGTTKQMHHSKSWWSYLFSHQETEGENNHHDTHTHRTE